One genomic window of Mogibacterium diversum includes the following:
- a CDS encoding YibE/F family protein yields the protein MIKVLIIVFVLLSLLAGGDRTAKSLMTTAINVTIFAVLIELIYLGFNIVFTTTIAVILITATTVFYQNENNIKTVSAFISVVIVLVLSSFFIAFIITHAHLQGFGIVGDVKIQPSNGYEEDIGINMKLVQVAVFIVILIGGLIDTAVAICSGTYEIIRHNPNANRSEIIESGMNIGCKILSSNVNTLFFIFAGEFMIMCISFLKFYSWGTLINSKDFTQELIAIMISAIGTVVIIPISSYVASRFMFHRNVAD from the coding sequence ATGATTAAAGTTCTTATCATTGTATTCGTACTCCTCTCTCTCCTTGCAGGAGGTGATCGAACTGCCAAATCACTTATGACAACTGCAATTAATGTAACAATATTCGCCGTGCTCATAGAACTCATCTATCTTGGATTCAACATCGTGTTTACAACGACCATCGCTGTTATTCTAATTACGGCTACGACAGTTTTTTACCAGAATGAGAACAATATCAAAACAGTTTCTGCATTTATTTCAGTTGTTATAGTTCTTGTTCTGTCCTCATTTTTTATAGCTTTTATCATAACACATGCTCATCTTCAGGGTTTTGGAATAGTCGGTGATGTCAAAATACAACCTTCAAATGGATACGAGGAAGACATCGGAATTAATATGAAATTAGTTCAGGTAGCAGTCTTTATAGTTATTCTTATTGGTGGATTGATAGATACTGCCGTAGCAATATGTTCAGGGACTTATGAGATTATAAGGCATAATCCGAATGCAAACCGTTCAGAAATCATTGAGTCAGGCATGAACATCGGTTGCAAGATACTAAGCTCTAATGTTAATACACTATTTTTTATATTTGCAGGAGAGTTCATGATTATGTGCATTAGTTTCCTAAAATTCTACTCTTGGGGCACATTAATCAACTCTAAAGATTTTACCCAAGAGCTCATTGCAATTATGATCAGTGCAATAGGAACGGTTGTAATAATCCCTATTTCTTCATATGTTGCTTCTCGGTTCATGTTCCATAGGAATGTAGCGGATTAG
- a CDS encoding YibE/F family protein: MKNKYLLRMAISMVGSVILFMFVVNNSWMYKSPVAKVLAVHNNGNKQSIELRLENGSDKGKTIYVKNKYDKSQVYDERYFKHDYVFLNDEYTGITGVKRDYWVAAIFLILLSALITVGGKRGAYTSICILGNIALFGIIIYMNMRGVDILYMTIAGTVVFTFFVLLVVDGLSHRMMLSFAAALLTTLLLSSLVMLLIWNTDIDYDFLHFLPEPFTTTDANHFFLAQIIIGCLGAVIDVSVTITAACMELIERTPNISNKSLLKSVREVADDINGTMISVVLLTNIASTLPIFLISMSNEIGFRTVVNHDAYFYIVRSLTGMLSIVVAILVSTFVTSLVARKELKHD; the protein is encoded by the coding sequence ATGAAGAATAAGTATTTGCTAAGAATGGCTATCTCGATGGTGGGTTCGGTCATTTTATTTATGTTTGTCGTTAATAATTCCTGGATGTATAAATCTCCAGTCGCAAAAGTCCTTGCTGTCCATAACAATGGTAATAAGCAGTCTATTGAACTGCGCCTTGAAAATGGCAGTGATAAAGGAAAGACTATCTATGTAAAAAATAAGTACGATAAATCGCAGGTTTACGACGAGAGATACTTTAAGCACGACTACGTATTTCTTAATGATGAATACACAGGTATAACAGGAGTTAAAAGAGACTACTGGGTTGCGGCTATATTCTTAATCTTGCTTTCTGCTCTGATCACGGTTGGCGGAAAAAGAGGTGCTTACACATCAATATGCATTCTCGGTAATATAGCGCTTTTTGGTATTATTATCTATATGAATATGCGCGGCGTCGATATTCTCTATATGACAATTGCTGGTACTGTGGTATTTACATTCTTCGTACTACTTGTGGTAGACGGATTGTCTCATAGGATGATGCTTTCCTTTGCCGCAGCATTACTAACTACCCTGCTACTCTCTAGTCTTGTCATGCTTCTGATATGGAATACCGATATTGATTATGATTTTCTTCACTTCTTGCCAGAGCCATTCACAACTACAGATGCAAATCATTTTTTCCTAGCTCAGATAATAATCGGTTGTCTAGGAGCTGTAATTGATGTATCAGTTACCATTACAGCAGCTTGCATGGAGCTCATCGAACGGACGCCTAACATCAGTAATAAATCGCTTCTTAAGTCAGTGCGAGAGGTTGCAGATGATATAAATGGAACCATGATAAGTGTCGTTCTTCTAACGAATATCGCCTCTACCCTTCCGATATTCTTGATTTCAATGTCCAATGAAATAGGTTTTAGAACGGTAGTAAACCACGACGCATATTTTTATATAGTTCGTTCACTTACTGGAATGCTCTCTATAGTTGTTGCCATACTTGTCTCAACATTCGTCACCTCTCTTGTAGCTAGAAAGGAGCTTAAACATGATTAA
- a CDS encoding alpha/beta fold hydrolase translates to MIKHNYIEKGEGEVLIMLHGNGLDSSYFYHQINYFSTKYRVIAVDSRGHGRTPRGDKPLTILQFSEDLRIFMDMHDIKKAHILGFSDGANVAIRFAIDHPERVDKLILNGANIKYRALRFTVRIGIELLELINATFSVSLEKRRLRAERLELMKNEPVVSADELKGIKSKTLVIAGTFDLMYGSHTKFIAEHIPDAQLEFIPGKHTVARWNYKKFNRALSDFLSKDTTVKDKTNHLYDKLV, encoded by the coding sequence ATGATTAAGCATAACTATATAGAAAAAGGTGAAGGTGAAGTGCTGATTATGCTTCATGGAAATGGTTTAGATAGCAGCTACTTTTATCACCAGATTAACTATTTTTCAACTAAATATAGGGTTATAGCTGTTGATTCGAGAGGTCACGGGAGGACTCCGCGTGGTGATAAGCCTCTCACAATTTTGCAGTTCTCTGAAGATCTAAGAATCTTTATGGATATGCATGATATTAAGAAAGCGCATATCCTTGGTTTCTCAGATGGAGCAAATGTCGCAATTCGTTTCGCTATAGATCATCCAGAACGTGTTGATAAGCTCATACTTAATGGAGCGAATATCAAGTATAGGGCACTTAGATTTACTGTTCGTATTGGAATTGAACTGCTCGAGCTCATCAATGCTACATTTAGCGTGAGCCTTGAAAAGAGGAGGCTTAGAGCTGAGAGGCTTGAACTAATGAAGAATGAACCGGTAGTAAGTGCAGATGAGCTAAAGGGGATAAAGTCTAAAACGCTTGTTATTGCGGGTACATTTGACTTAATGTATGGAAGTCATACAAAGTTTATTGCTGAGCACATACCCGATGCACAGCTTGAATTTATTCCTGGAAAACATACTGTTGCACGCTGGAACTATAAGAAATTTAATAGGGCTTTAAGTGATTTTTTATCAAAAGATACTACGGTAAAAGATAAAACGAACCATTTATATGATAAATTAGTATAG
- a CDS encoding undecaprenyl-diphosphate phosphatase, which translates to MTVILQAIFFGIVEGITEWLPVSSTGHMILVNEIWPMQVNKDFMSMFLVVIQLGAILAVVITFWNDIWPFTSDKSKKYIRKDVWSMWFKVIVACIPAVIVGLKWDDAIEEHFYNYKVVAIMLILIGVLFIIAENRNKHLKPTTNSLDELTYKQAFIIGLFQLVAAVFPGTSRSGSTILGALVIGVNRKTAAQFTFFMAIPVMFGASLLKLLKYGFDFGGNELIVLLVGMIVAFVVSLFIIKILMNYIKKHDFKVFGYYRIVLGIVVLLYFMFN; encoded by the coding sequence ATGACTGTAATTTTGCAAGCGATTTTCTTTGGTATTGTTGAAGGCATTACAGAATGGCTACCAGTTTCTAGTACTGGTCATATGATTCTTGTTAACGAGATTTGGCCTATGCAAGTCAATAAGGATTTTATGAGTATGTTCTTGGTGGTGATTCAGCTTGGAGCAATTCTAGCCGTAGTAATAACATTTTGGAATGACATATGGCCTTTTACATCAGACAAATCTAAGAAATATATCCGCAAGGATGTTTGGTCTATGTGGTTCAAAGTCATCGTGGCATGTATACCAGCTGTAATCGTCGGTCTCAAGTGGGATGATGCGATTGAAGAGCATTTTTACAACTACAAGGTAGTAGCAATCATGCTCATATTAATAGGTGTTCTCTTTATCATTGCTGAGAACCGTAATAAGCATCTAAAGCCTACTACTAATTCGCTGGATGAACTGACCTATAAGCAGGCGTTTATCATCGGATTATTTCAACTCGTGGCAGCTGTATTTCCTGGTACATCACGCTCGGGATCTACAATTCTCGGTGCACTAGTTATAGGTGTTAACCGTAAAACTGCAGCGCAGTTCACATTCTTCATGGCAATTCCTGTAATGTTTGGAGCTAGCCTACTAAAGCTTCTAAAATACGGATTCGATTTTGGAGGAAACGAACTGATAGTTCTGCTTGTCGGAATGATAGTAGCATTTGTAGTATCGTTATTCATCATCAAAATACTCATGAACTATATCAAGAAGCATGATTTCAAGGTATTTGGTTACTACAGAATAGTGCTTGGAATCGTTGTACTATTGTATTTTATGTTTAACTAG
- a CDS encoding Cna B-type domain-containing protein: MPKYDENGDEIKYTVTQPNITTYGSFKYKTTISGDATSGFVIKNFSLIDITVGKSWNMIPNIVIPGTPSPAAPPTMFFVTNVLSAFDDAMSYSLDTSLAADSNTEDENYDDPVNSSDDGEQPDDRSKSKVAVPDSITVKLLADGRVVDTMQLTKDMDWTGKFENLPRYDERDNHEIQYTIEETPVLGYKTEYLHTSVIDVVINKSIIDIPVEKKWVGKKSGPVEVKLYRTCKVTKYDYNLNKNVTTTIDEEVDSAVLNDSNNWKHTFKDMYEFYIEDGENPVIYKYYVKEVNVAGYDTDITGDQNEGFIITNTSTDKISIPVEKKWVGEAADSAKVKLFADGSEVGEVELKEANNWKHVFANLQKYNNSNQEIKYTVKEVGEDGNLIKFGGKSYKVIYKGNATDGFTVTNEKENPPSTTTPTPKKPSVPKKHISPRTGDDSHLALYTLMLGTAASALGLLGYRRGKKAN; this comes from the coding sequence ATGCCTAAGTATGATGAAAATGGTGATGAGATTAAGTACACTGTAACTCAGCCTAATATAACTACATACGGAAGCTTCAAATATAAGACGACGATTTCTGGCGATGCGACAAGTGGTTTTGTTATCAAGAATTTCTCACTAATCGACATAACTGTAGGTAAGTCGTGGAACATGATACCTAATATTGTAATTCCAGGTACACCAAGTCCTGCGGCTCCGCCTACTATGTTTTTCGTGACAAATGTTTTGAGTGCCTTTGATGATGCTATGAGCTATTCCTTGGATACAAGCCTTGCTGCTGATTCAAATACAGAAGATGAAAATTACGATGACCCTGTCAATTCTTCTGATGATGGAGAGCAACCTGATGACAGAAGTAAATCAAAGGTTGCAGTTCCCGATTCTATCACAGTTAAGCTTTTAGCTGACGGCAGAGTAGTTGATACAATGCAGCTAACAAAGGATATGGATTGGACTGGCAAATTTGAAAATCTTCCAAGGTATGATGAGAGAGATAATCACGAGATACAATATACAATTGAGGAAACACCTGTACTCGGCTATAAGACAGAATATCTTCATACTAGTGTTATCGATGTAGTGATCAATAAATCCATAATAGACATTCCCGTAGAGAAGAAATGGGTAGGTAAGAAGAGCGGTCCAGTGGAAGTTAAGCTTTATAGGACCTGCAAGGTAACAAAGTATGACTATAATCTTAACAAGAATGTAACAACTACTATAGACGAAGAAGTAGATTCTGCAGTGCTTAACGATTCTAATAATTGGAAGCATACATTTAAGGATATGTATGAATTCTATATAGAAGATGGCGAAAATCCAGTTATCTACAAATACTACGTGAAGGAAGTAAATGTTGCCGGATATGACACGGATATTACTGGCGATCAAAACGAAGGATTTATTATAACTAATACCTCAACTGATAAAATTTCCATTCCTGTAGAGAAGAAGTGGGTAGGAGAAGCTGCTGATAGTGCAAAGGTTAAACTGTTCGCAGATGGTTCAGAAGTTGGTGAGGTAGAGCTTAAAGAAGCGAACAACTGGAAACACGTATTTGCAAACCTACAGAAATACAACAATAGCAATCAAGAGATTAAATATACTGTAAAAGAGGTAGGTGAAGATGGAAATCTAATTAAGTTCGGTGGTAAATCATATAAGGTTATTTATAAGGGAAATGCTACGGATGGATTTACTGTTACCAATGAGAAAGAAAATCCTCCATCGACGACAACACCAACACCTAAAAAGCCTTCTGTTCCAAAGAAACATATTTCACCGAGAACTGGTGATGATAGCCATCTAGCGCTATATACATTGATGCTTGGGACAGCTGCTTCGGCGCTTGGACTATTGGGCTATAGACGTGGAAAGAAAGCTAATTAA
- a CDS encoding alpha/beta hydrolase, with product MKRSDRALNITSDNCKPRDRAYLLQYEESLKGEALKDPILVHIKSRDGLVLKGRLYKKQKNKPRAVVIAVHGFHSGGLRDMGRFADMYSRNGFDYLIISQRSHFDSEGEYLTFGAKESLDVLDWVDIVRKIYAPDIPIILHGVSMGAATVLIAAGIYDNLVDDNSKPNIICCIADSPYDNIIGQIEYLLGKRSNITKKIAIGLFKANMRLRAKANASDASPITSMSHIKLPIMFVHGKDDRYVLPDNSLRLYEVCKSEIKELLIVEEAGHVCSYVVQPDEYEKTFSSFVDSIIE from the coding sequence ATGAAAAGGAGCGATAGAGCCCTCAATATAACATCTGACAATTGTAAACCTAGAGACAGAGCGTATTTACTACAGTATGAAGAATCTCTAAAAGGCGAGGCTCTCAAAGATCCAATACTGGTTCATATCAAATCTAGAGATGGACTAGTGCTCAAGGGACGGCTCTATAAGAAGCAAAAAAATAAGCCTAGAGCTGTTGTAATTGCTGTTCACGGCTTCCATAGCGGAGGTCTAAGAGATATGGGCAGATTCGCTGATATGTATTCAAGGAACGGATTTGATTATCTAATCATTTCTCAGAGGAGCCACTTTGATTCAGAAGGCGAATATCTAACTTTTGGTGCAAAGGAGTCATTGGATGTCCTTGATTGGGTCGATATTGTACGCAAGATATATGCACCTGATATTCCGATAATTTTACACGGAGTATCAATGGGAGCGGCTACGGTTTTAATAGCTGCGGGCATATATGATAACCTTGTAGATGATAATAGCAAACCTAATATAATCTGCTGCATAGCAGATAGCCCATATGACAATATAATCGGCCAGATAGAGTATTTATTGGGAAAGAGGAGTAATATTACCAAAAAGATAGCTATAGGCCTATTTAAGGCAAATATGCGGCTTAGAGCAAAGGCTAATGCTAGTGATGCATCTCCGATTACATCTATGTCACATATAAAGCTCCCAATTATGTTTGTGCACGGTAAAGACGATAGATATGTACTGCCTGATAATTCGTTAAGATTATATGAAGTATGTAAGTCAGAGATTAAGGAGTTACTTATAGTAGAAGAAGCTGGACATGTGTGTTCGTATGTTGTACAGCCAGATGAATATGAGAAGACTTTCTCTTCATTTGTTGACAGCATTATAGAGTGA
- a CDS encoding sodium-dependent transporter — protein MEQENNKGQFNSNFGFLMAALGSAVGLGNLWSFPYKLGLGGGFAFLIIYTILAIVVGYPLMLSEIALGRKTQKAAIEAYKEADHRFKFNGVLQTIVPWFLICFYCTFGGYITKYLFESIQALFVKNSVLNTGDPGALFGGMIGNVGNSVAWMTAFLLLTMVIVFGGVSGGIEKFCKIAMPALFFLLIAVVIRSCTLPGAGPGLKFLFYPDLTMWKTDFFEVVRLAGGQMFFSLSLASGCIIAYGSYLGKKENLESNAAIITAGDSIVAVLAGMAIMPAVFAFGLKPSGGPGLLFVSMTTVFQSMGTTGKFFQLAFWLLVFFAALSSSIGMMEAGISAILDSRVKAGKPASRVKVSVIMALAAFVGNFLTTADSLGGNPKMNWFHLFGQADVLSVWDCLAEGILMPLTGLIMAILLGWVVPHSLDEEIENGGARTFKTRGFYNFCIRWIGPLFMAMIVYGQFKDFFGAK, from the coding sequence ATGGAACAGGAAAACAACAAAGGCCAATTTAATTCCAATTTTGGATTTTTGATGGCTGCACTTGGTTCCGCTGTAGGTCTTGGTAACCTATGGTCCTTCCCTTATAAGCTAGGACTTGGCGGCGGATTCGCATTCCTAATTATTTACACAATTCTTGCTATCGTAGTAGGATATCCTCTGATGCTATCCGAGATTGCTCTTGGACGTAAGACTCAGAAGGCTGCTATCGAAGCATACAAAGAAGCTGATCACAGATTCAAGTTCAACGGTGTTCTTCAGACTATCGTTCCTTGGTTCCTAATCTGCTTCTACTGCACATTTGGTGGATACATCACTAAATACTTATTTGAGTCAATTCAGGCTCTATTCGTGAAGAATTCAGTTCTCAACACTGGGGATCCTGGTGCTCTATTCGGTGGCATGATCGGAAACGTTGGAAACTCTGTAGCATGGATGACTGCATTCCTTCTACTCACTATGGTAATAGTATTTGGAGGAGTATCAGGCGGAATCGAGAAGTTCTGTAAAATCGCTATGCCTGCACTATTCTTCCTACTAATAGCTGTAGTTATCAGATCTTGCACACTTCCTGGGGCTGGTCCTGGACTTAAGTTCCTCTTCTACCCTGATTTAACAATGTGGAAGACTGACTTCTTCGAAGTAGTAAGACTTGCTGGTGGACAGATGTTCTTCTCACTGTCACTTGCTTCTGGCTGTATCATCGCTTACGGTTCATACCTCGGTAAGAAGGAAAACCTCGAGTCTAACGCTGCTATCATCACTGCAGGTGACTCCATAGTAGCTGTTCTCGCAGGAATGGCTATCATGCCAGCTGTATTCGCATTTGGTCTAAAGCCAAGCGGTGGCCCTGGACTACTATTCGTTTCGATGACTACTGTATTCCAGTCGATGGGTACTACTGGAAAGTTCTTCCAGCTAGCATTCTGGCTACTAGTATTCTTCGCAGCTCTATCTTCCTCAATCGGAATGATGGAAGCTGGTATCTCTGCTATCCTCGACTCCAGAGTTAAGGCTGGTAAGCCTGCAAGCAGAGTTAAAGTTTCTGTTATCATGGCACTTGCAGCATTCGTAGGAAACTTCCTAACAACTGCTGACAGCCTAGGCGGAAACCCTAAGATGAACTGGTTCCACCTATTTGGACAGGCTGACGTTCTCAGCGTATGGGATTGTCTAGCTGAAGGCATCTTGATGCCACTAACAGGTCTCATCATGGCTATCCTACTTGGATGGGTTGTACCTCACTCCCTCGATGAAGAAATCGAGAACGGTGGAGCTCGTACATTCAAGACTAGAGGATTCTACAATTTCTGCATCAGATGGATCGGACCTCTCTTCATGGCTATGATTGTATATGGACAGTTCAAGGATTTCTTTGGTGCGAAATAA